In Oryza sativa Japonica Group chromosome 3, ASM3414082v1, one DNA window encodes the following:
- the LOC4333344 gene encoding uncharacterized protein, with the protein MEAVEEQVAPEQVISTRGGSVLGKKTILKSDHFPGCQNKRLSPQIDGAPNYRQAGSLRVHGVAMPTMKGIVNVLNHIGAQKKGKQTQVLWHSLREEPVIYINGRPFVLRDVERPFSNLEYTGINRERVEQMEFRLKEDILQEASRYGNKILVTDELPNGQMVDQWESVVTDTVKTPLEVYEELQHQGYLVDYERVPITDEKAPKEGDFDNLVRRISQVDIETEIIFNCQMGRGRTTTGMVIATLIYLNRIGSSGIPRTSSIGKVFHSGNDVDDYMPSSEEAILRGEYSVIRSLVRVLEGGVEGKRQVDKVIDKCDTMQNLREAIATYRNSILRQPDEMKREASLSFFVEYLERYYFLICFAVYVHSVCSAQQSNFSEEVSFSDWMRARPELYSILRRLLRRDPMGALGYSSSKPSLAKIVEYADGRPHEMDIVAAMRNGEVLGRQTVLKSDHCPGCHNLHLPERVEGAPNFREIPEFPVYGVANPTVDGIRAVIQRISTSKGGRPILWHNMREEPVIYINGKPFVLREVERPYKNMLEYTGIDRDRVERMEARLKEDILREAERYSGAIMVIHETDNGEIFDAWENVNNEAVLTPLEVYKLLESEGLPIKYARVPITDGKAPKSSDFDTITLNVAAAHKDTAFVFNCQMGRGRTTTGTVIACLLRLRIDHGRPIRLPACEYNHEDPNELGYSSGEETTDHNGHLNSSSPRPHTVTEQHPRFGIDDILVLRKITRLFDNGIECRQTLDNVIDKCSALQNIRQAVLQYTKVINQQHVEQRVKRVALNRGAEYLERYLKLVAFSAYLWSEAFDGFCGQGEAKMSFKAWIHQRPEIQSMKWSIRLRPGRFFTVNDESKASFQPSQGDVMMEAIVKARNGSVLGKGSILKMYFFPGQKRSSTINFCGAPQVFKVDGYPVYSMATPTVDGAKEVLSYLGSKDTGRSIPQKVVVTDLREEVVVYIKGTPFVLRELDQPVDTLKHVGISGPMVENIEARLKEDILSEVKQQGGRLLLHQEEFNSSTGQSSVVGFWEHIGTEDVMTPAEVYSVLRNQGYCIDYKRIPLTREREALASDVDAIQSSVDENARYYLFISHTGYGGVAYAMAITCLGLGADEKFIMEQTAETHFISTSLTKSVSIKTSADIALKQGDYRDILNLTRVLVHGPKCKEEVDTVIDRCVGAGHLREDIMHYRKALQDCSLDDDETWSYLMDMGTKALRRYFFLITFRSYLYCSSLREPTFASWMEARPELGHLCDNLKLDK; encoded by the exons atggaggcggtggaggagcagGTGGCGCCGGAGCAGGTCATCAGCACGAGGGGAGGCTCGGTGCTCGGGAAGAAGACCATCCTCAAGAGCGACCACTTCCCCGGCTGCCAGAACAAGCGCCTCTCGCCGCAAATCGACGGCGCGCCCAATTATCGCCAG GCGGGTTCTTTACGAGTTCATGGTGTTGCAATGCCGACAATGAAGGGAATTGTAAATGTGTTAAATCACATTGGAGCAcaaaagaaaggaaaacaaaCCCAGGTTCTATGGCATAGTCTTCGCGAGGAGCCG GTTATCTACATCAATGGTCGCCCTTTTGTTCTGCGAGATGTTGAAAGGCCCTTCTCAAACCTTGAATATACG GGAATTAACCGGGAAAGAGTGGAACAGATGGAGTTTCGCCTGAAAGAAGATATTCTTCAGGAAGCTTCACG ATATGGTAATAAGATCCTCGTCACTGATGAGCTGCCAAATGGTCAGATGGTGGACCAGTGGGAGTCAGTGGTAACTGATACAGTCAAGACCCCTCTTGAG GTATATGAGGAGTTGCAGCATCAAGGATACCTTGTAGATTATGAGCGTGTTCCTATTACTGATGAAAAGGCCCCAAAAGAAGGAGATTTTGACAATCTG GTACGCCGAATCTCCCAAGTTGATATAGAAACTGAAATCATATTTAATTGTCAAATGGGGAGGGGAAGGACAACCACTGGTATGGTTATAGCAACATTGATTTATCTGAACCGGATAGGATCATCAG GTATCCCTAGGACAAGTTCAATCGGGAAAGTCTTCCATTCTGGAAATGATGTAGATGACTATATGCCTAGCTCAGAAGAAGCTATCCTCAGAGGAGAATATTCTGTCATTAGGAGCTTGGTACGAGTTCTGGAG GGTGGTGTTGAAGGAAAAAGGCAAGTTGACAAAGTTATTGATAAATGTGACACGATGCAG AACTTAAGAGAGGCTATTGCTACATACCGCAATAGTATTCTTCGACAACCTGATGAGATGAAACGGGAGGCATCACTTTCCTTCTTTGTTGAGTACTTGGAACGTTATTACTTCCTCATATGCTTTGCTGTCTATGTTCATTCAGTGTGCTCTGCTCAACAATCAAACTTTTCagaagaagttagtttttctGATTGGATGAGAGCAAGGCCTGAACTGTACAGCATTCTTCGAAG GCTGTTGAGGAGAGATCCAATGGGCGCTCTTGGTTATTCAAGTTCGAAACCCTCTCTTGCAAAAATTGTTGAATATGCTGATGGACGCCCTCATGAGATGGATATTGTTGCTGCCATGAGAAATGGAGAAGTTCTTGGACGCCAAACTGTGTTAAAAAGTGACCACTGCCCAGGTTGTCACAACCTTCATTTACCCGAAAGAGTGGAGGGTGCACCTAATTTTAGGGAAATTCCTGAATTTCCGGTTTATGGTGTTGCAAACCCTACTGTTGATGGCATTCGAGCTGTTATTCAGCGTATTAGTACAAGCAAGGGAGGGCGACCAATTCTGTGGCATAatatgagagaagaaccagttATTTATATAAATGGGAAGCCATTTGTACTACGTGAAGTGGAAAGACCATACAAGAATATGCTGGAGTACACG GGAATTGATCGTGATAGGGTGGAACGAATGGAAGCTCGTTTGAAGGAGGATATTTTACGGGAAGCGGAACGCTATAGTGGGGCCATAATGGTTATTCATGAAACTGACAATGGTGAGATATTTGATGCATGGGAAAATGTAAATAATGAAGCTGTCCTGACTCCATTGGAGGTGTACAAACTTCTGGAGTCTGAAGGTCTTCCAATCAAGTATGCTCGAGTGCCAATCACTGATGGCAAAGCCCCCAAAAGTTCAGATTTTGACACAATAACCTTAAATGTGGCAGCTGCTCACAAGGATACTGCATTTGTTTTTAATTGCCAG ATGGGCAGGGGAAGAACAACTACAGGTACTGTGATTGCTTGTCTGCTGAGATTGCGAATTGATCATGGCAGACCTATTAGATTGCCAGCTTGTGAATATAACCATGAAGATCCAAATGAATTGGGTTACTCAAGTGGAGAAGAAACAACGGATCACAATGGTCACCTTAATTCAAGTTCACCAAGACCTCATACTGTGACAGAACAACATCCTAGATTTGGAATTGATGACATACTTGTTTTGCGGAAGATTACAAGATTATTTGACAACGGAATCGAGTGTAGACAAACTTTGGATAATGTTATTGACAAATGCTCGGCTTTACAGAATATTCGCCAGGCTGTTTTGCAGTACACAAAAGTAATTAACCAACAGCATGTggagcaaagagttaagagggTTGCATTAAATCGTGGTGCTGAATATTTGGAGAGGTACTTGAAATTAGTTGCATTCTCAGCATATCTTTGGAGTGAAGCATTTGATGGTTTCTGCGGGCAAGGAGAGGCAAAGATGTCATTTAAAGCATGGATACACCAGAGGCCAGAGATCCAAAGCATGAAATGGAGCATACGGTTACGACCTGGGCGTTTTTTCACTGTTAAT GATGAATCCAAAGCATCTTTTCAGCCTTCACAAGGTGACGTAATGATGGAAGCCATTGTCAAAGCTCGTAATGGTTCTGTTTTGGGAAAGGGATCAATACTCAAAATGTACTTCTTTCCTGGACAGAAAAGGTCAAGCACTATTAACTTCTGTGGTGCACCACAAGTTTTCAAG GTTGATGGATACCCTGTGTATAGCATGGCGACACCAACTGTTGATGGAGCAAAAGAAGTTCTGTCATATTTGGGCTCTAAAGATACTGGGAGAAGCATTCCTCAAAAGGTGGTTGTCACGGATCTTAGGGAGGAAGTGGTTGTTTACATCAAGGGAACACCTTTTGTTTTGAGAGAACTAGATCAGCCTGTTGATACTCTTAAGCATGTTGGCATAAGTGGGCCAATG GTTGAAAACATAGAGGCAAGACTAAAGGAGGATATACTCTCCGAAGTTAAACAACAAGGTGGTCGGCTACTTCTGCACCAAGAAGAATTTAACTCGTCAACAGGCCAAAGTAGTGTTGTAGGTTTTTGGGAACATATAGGTACGGAGGATGTGATGACACCGGCTGAAGTATATAGTGTACTGAGAAATCAGGGGTACTGTATCGACTACAAAAGAATACCTCTCACCAGGGAAAGAGAAGCATTAGCTTCTGATGTAGATGCAATACAATCGTCGGTTGATGA GAATGCTAGGTACTACCTCTTTATTTCACACACAGGATATGGTGGTGTTGCTTATGCAATGGCCATTACATGCCTGGGACTGGGAGCAGATGAAAAGTTCATCATGGAACAAACAGCAGAAACACACTTCATATCAACTTCTCTTACAAAAAGTGTGTCTATCAAAACATCAGCTGATATAGCTCTCAAGCAAGGTGACTACCGTGACATATTAAACCTTACAAGGGTACTGGTACATGGCCCAAAATGCAAAGAAGAGGTTGACACTGTTATTGACAG GTGTGTTGGTGCTGGGCATTTGCGGGAGGATATTATGCATTACAGAAAGGCACTGCAAGATTGTTcacttgatgatgatgagacaTGGTCATATCTAATGGATATGGGCACTAAAGCTTTGAG